A stretch of Lepisosteus oculatus isolate fLepOcu1 chromosome 11, fLepOcu1.hap2, whole genome shotgun sequence DNA encodes these proteins:
- the LOC102696053 gene encoding C-type lectin domain family 10 member A-like isoform X1, translating into MSSSPNAPVMYADLKTETVQWIPPQANPAAARPPEDPIAPPQRRPARCLPWCLLVLLCVDVCLLLAGLCCVSGMAAQQLAVSGDLTALKLQVDSSFQMAQRTISDLQEDWDTRLHTASLQKIRNVSDVLRQSSIPALLNSSVLGQFCQMTPRETGNTPVDSRPGYSCSLCPANWSRFRRHCYLVSTETGTWEEAREACLSLNARLLVINSPAEQEFAATLSPHLQRWIGLSDTEQEGQMKWVDGTVLDLNVTRGLWNTGQPDDYQGREDCVHFVPGSSRWNALSCEDRLAFICERRLL; encoded by the exons atGTCCAGCAGTCCTAATGCACCAGTGATGTATGCAGACCTGAAGACTGAGACAGTACAGTGGATTCCTCCTCAAGCAAACCCAGCAG CAGCCAGGCCTCCTGAGGACCCCATCGCCCCCCCGCAGAGGCGTCCGGCGCGCTGCCTGCCCTGGTGCCTGCTGGTCCTGCTATGTGTGGATGTGTGCCTGCTGCTCGCCGGGCTGTGCTGTG TTTCAGGTATGGCGGCCCAGCAGCTAGCTGTGAGTGGGGATCTGACTGCATTGAAATTGCAAG TGGATTCCTCATTCCAAATGGCACAGAGGACCATCAGTGACTTACAGGAGGACTGGGATAcaaggctgcacactg CTTCTCTCCAGAAGATCCGCAATGTTTCGGATGTCCTGAGGCAATCCA GTATTCCAGCCCTCCTGAACTCTTCTGTCCTGGGCCAGTTTTGCCAGATGACTCCTAGAGAAACTGGTAACACACCTGTGGACAGCAGGCCAG GGTACAGCTGCTCCCTCTGCCCTGCGAACTGGTCGAGGTTCAGAAGGCACTGCTACCTGGTCTCCACGGAGACGGGGACCTGGGAGGAGGCGCGGgaggcctgtctgtctctgaacGCCAGGCTGCTCGTCATCAACAGCCCCGCAGAGCAG GAATTCGCAGCCACGCTCTCCCCCCATCTCCAGCGCTGGATCGGGCTGAGCGACACCGAGCAGGAGGGCCAGATGAAGTGGGTTGACGGAACTGTGTTGGACCTCAACGTGACTCGAGG GCTATGGAACACGGGCCAGCCCGATGACTACCAGGGGCGGGAGGACTGCGTGCACTTCGTCCCCGGCTCGTCCAGGTGGAACGCCCTGTCCTGTGAGGATCGCCTGGCCTTCATCTGCGAGAGGAGGCTCCTGTGA
- the LOC102696053 gene encoding C-type lectin domain family 10 member A-like isoform X2 gives MSSSPNAPVMYADLKTETVQWIPPQANPAARPPEDPIAPPQRRPARCLPWCLLVLLCVDVCLLLAGLCCVSGMAAQQLAVSGDLTALKLQVDSSFQMAQRTISDLQEDWDTRLHTASLQKIRNVSDVLRQSSIPALLNSSVLGQFCQMTPRETGNTPVDSRPGYSCSLCPANWSRFRRHCYLVSTETGTWEEAREACLSLNARLLVINSPAEQEFAATLSPHLQRWIGLSDTEQEGQMKWVDGTVLDLNVTRGLWNTGQPDDYQGREDCVHFVPGSSRWNALSCEDRLAFICERRLL, from the exons atGTCCAGCAGTCCTAATGCACCAGTGATGTATGCAGACCTGAAGACTGAGACAGTACAGTGGATTCCTCCTCAAGCAAACCCAGCAG CCAGGCCTCCTGAGGACCCCATCGCCCCCCCGCAGAGGCGTCCGGCGCGCTGCCTGCCCTGGTGCCTGCTGGTCCTGCTATGTGTGGATGTGTGCCTGCTGCTCGCCGGGCTGTGCTGTG TTTCAGGTATGGCGGCCCAGCAGCTAGCTGTGAGTGGGGATCTGACTGCATTGAAATTGCAAG TGGATTCCTCATTCCAAATGGCACAGAGGACCATCAGTGACTTACAGGAGGACTGGGATAcaaggctgcacactg CTTCTCTCCAGAAGATCCGCAATGTTTCGGATGTCCTGAGGCAATCCA GTATTCCAGCCCTCCTGAACTCTTCTGTCCTGGGCCAGTTTTGCCAGATGACTCCTAGAGAAACTGGTAACACACCTGTGGACAGCAGGCCAG GGTACAGCTGCTCCCTCTGCCCTGCGAACTGGTCGAGGTTCAGAAGGCACTGCTACCTGGTCTCCACGGAGACGGGGACCTGGGAGGAGGCGCGGgaggcctgtctgtctctgaacGCCAGGCTGCTCGTCATCAACAGCCCCGCAGAGCAG GAATTCGCAGCCACGCTCTCCCCCCATCTCCAGCGCTGGATCGGGCTGAGCGACACCGAGCAGGAGGGCCAGATGAAGTGGGTTGACGGAACTGTGTTGGACCTCAACGTGACTCGAGG GCTATGGAACACGGGCCAGCCCGATGACTACCAGGGGCGGGAGGACTGCGTGCACTTCGTCCCCGGCTCGTCCAGGTGGAACGCCCTGTCCTGTGAGGATCGCCTGGCCTTCATCTGCGAGAGGAGGCTCCTGTGA
- the LOC102696254 gene encoding hepatic lectin-like has product MARENFYVVRNPNTGDVREDRARKPRRSKIWVSDRLASSSSAESETGRRGWVLTVVFLLLFLLSIILLIVIATKMSRLQQENSRLQDKAKLLEKKILRYREQVSRNVSAITDLSYKTGENVSNMLKEITDIQNHTTQSLDAFNTTLKNSLLTLLVSFLESFTLDNKGAPQARGDPGHDLNCSALLAKICPEGWRLWKLHACYYFSLEKKTWEEAQRDCRSRQAHLVILQDEGEQSFVSGNSKDTVWIGLNDTAKEGTWVWVDGTNLTVSFWHAGEPNNSGGQENCVELLTTLAKWNDLPCSMVRQYVCEKPLS; this is encoded by the exons ATGGCGAGAGAGAACTTCTACGTCGTTCGCAACCCGAACACGGGCGACGTCAGGGAGGACCGAGCCAGGAAACCGAGAAGGAGCAAGATATGGGTATCAG ACCGCCTGGCCTCGAGCTCCTCGGCGGAGAGCGAGACGGGGAGGCGTGGCTGGGTGCTGACAGTCGTCTTCCTCctgctgttcctgctgtcaATCATCCTGCTGATCGTCATCGCGACCAAGA TGTCCAGGCTGCAGCAGGAGAACAGCCGCCTGCAGGACAAGGCCAAACTACTGGAGAAGAAGA TCCTCAGATACAGGGAGCAAGTCAGCAGGAATGTCAGCGCCATCACTGATCTGTCCTACAAGACTGGGGAGAACG TGTCCAACATGCTGAAGGAAATCACAGACATCCAGAATCACACAACCCAGAGCCTAGATGCTTTCAACACCA ccctgaaGAACAGCCTGTTGACCCTGCTGGTCAGCTTCCTGGAAAGTTTCACCCTGGACAATAAAG GGGCGCCGCAAGCCAGGGGGGACCCAGGACATGACCTCAACTGCTCCGCCCTGTTGGCCAAGATCTGCCCGGAGGGCTGGAGGCTGTGGAAGCTGCACGCATGCTACTACTTCTCCTTGGAGAAGAAAACCTGGGAAGAAGCCCAGAGGGACTGCCGGAGCAGACAAGCCCACCTGGTTATCCTGCAGGATGAGGGGGAGCAG AGCTTTGTGTCCGGGAACAGCAAGGACACAGTGTGGATTGGACTGAACGACACAGCCAAGGAGGGGACGTGGGTCTGGGTGGACGGTACCAATCTCACAGTATC ATTTTGGCATGCTGGTGAACCAAATAACAGTGGTGGTCAAGAAAACTGTGTTGAGCTTCTTACAACTCTGGCCAAATGGAACGATCTTCCCTGCTCAATGGTCAGGCAGTACGTCTGCGAGAAGCCCCTGTCCTGA
- the LOC107077566 gene encoding uncharacterized protein, which produces MIPALLVLCSLCVGVHGEEGLLSWHLDDVIRAVELTERSNPGLDMLGIVRTLRSTANHDDSFLRHFLGPLPDGGPPARTDEPTPAPAWDHTGFVAGMFRHRVTAGGQEEGVVLTPDGTTTAVAPMLLGIEAGLQRKRGAPESGIPDALYSVTLAKDLGLSFVRFSNSQPAGRLGPDGCWDSLTAPRNFTLSGPPALATDALVNGAMDGVVLGDHLSREEDPPKLSQLLKLYFHHNGLALDSAPRLQSNFRRGNFGKLANATFLQEQIVASLSLYRGLMGDALLEGLDSAALESAVREGLPEFVHRYMVCPAIIPRCMWGAEQYRGTPTPLVLPLSFLYIHHTYGPSLPCLTFPDCARDMRAMQRFHQDDRGWDDIGYSFVAGTDGYLYEGRGWLWRGTHTKWHNSLGYGVSFIGDYTATLPARRAMALVRERLTQCAVDGGRLVSNFTIHGHRQLVNTSCPGDKLYTEITGWEHFREVQPKPPGDKIIKHTHKQTGFDRAESLVCVQRELSVLDQGRQTQKHTHSRAAHRPPAVLTGSRQLTLSHGRAVSLGVQVRLLYCWQYKFGAHAPLGTCAATAERHARKRKMIPALLVLCSVCVGVHGEEGLLSWHLDDVIRAVELTERSNPGLDMLGIVRTLRSTANHDDSFLRHFLGPLPDGGPPAQTDEATPAPAWDHTGFVAGMFRHRVTAGGQEEGVVLTPDGTTTAVAPMLLGIEAGLQRKRGAPESGIPDALYSVTLAKDLGLSFVRFSNSQLAGRLGPDGCWDSLTAPRNFTLSGPPALATDALVNGAMDGVVLGDHLSREEDPPKLSQLLKLYFHHNGLALDSAPRLQSNFRRGNFGKLANATFLQEQIVASLSLYRGLMGDALLEGLDSAALESAVREGLPEFVHRYMVCPAIIPRCMWGAEPYRGTPTPLVLPLSFLYIHHTYGPSLPCLTFPDCARDMRAMQRFHQDDRGWDDIGYSFVAGTDGYLYEGRGWLWRGAHTMGHNSLGYGVSFIGDYTATLPARRAMALVRERLTQCAVDGGRLVSNFTIHGHRQLVNTSCPGDKLYTEITGWEHFREVQPKPPGDSRAGN; this is translated from the exons atgatTCCAGCTCTActtgtgctgtgcagcttgtgtGTCGGAGTCCACGGTGAGGAAG GGCTCCTGTCCTGGCACCTGGATGATGTCATCAGGGCCGTGGAGCTCACAGAGCGCTCGAACCCGGGGCTGGACATGCTGGGAATCGTGAGGACCCTGCGCAGCACGGCCAACCACGACGACAGCTTCCTTCGCCACTTCCTGGGGCCCCTCCCTGACGGCGGCCCCCCGGCTCGGACAGACGAGCCCACCCCGGCCCCAGCCTGGGACCACACCGGATTCGTCGCTGGGATGTTCCGCCACAGAGTGACCGCGGGCGGCCAAGAGGAAGGGGTGGTGCTGACACCGGACGGCACCACGACAGCCGTCGCCCCCATGTTGCTCGGCATCGAAGCTGGGCTACAGAGAAAGAGGGGCGCCCCGGAATCTGGGATTCCTGACGCCCTGTATTCCGTGACCCTGGCCAAAGACCTGGGCCTGTCCTTCGTACGTTTCTCAAACTCCCAGCCCGCAGGCCGGCTCGGGCCCGATGGCTGCTGGGACAGCCTGACCGCTCCACGGAACTTCACCCTCTCCGGCCCGCCGGCCCTGGCCACGGACGCGCTCGTGAACGGGGCGATGGACGGCGTGGTTCTGGGGGATCACCTGTCTCGCGAAGAGGACCCCCCTAAGCTGAGCCAACTCCTGAAGCTGTACTTCCACCACAATGGCCTGGCGCTGGATAGCGCCCCCAGGCTCCAGAGCAACTTCCGCAGGGGGAATTTCGGCAAGCTGGCCAATGCCACATTCTTGCAGGAGCAGATCGTGGCCTCCCTGTCGCTGTACAGGGGGCTGATGGGAGACGCGCTGCTGGAGGGGCTGGACTCGGCCGCGCTGGAGTCTGCGGTGAGGGAGGGTCTGCCGGAGTTTGTCCACCGCTACATGG TGTGCCCTGCCATCATCCCTCGCTGCATGTGGGGCGCAGAGCAGTATCGGGGCACCCCCACTCCACTGGTCCTGCCGCTGAGCTTCCTGTACATCCACCACACCTACGGGCCCAGCCTCCCCTGCCTGACCTTCCCGGACTGCGCCCGCGACATGAGGGCCATGCAACGCTTTCACCAGGACGACCGCGGCTGGGACGACATCGGCTACAG ctTCGTGGCGGGCACAGACGGGTACCTGTATGAGGGGCGGGGCTGGCTGTGGCGCGGCACCCACACCAAGTGGCACAACTCGCTGGGCTACGGGGTCAGCTTCATCGGAGACTACACCGCCACCCTCCCAGCGCGGAGAGCCATGGCGCTGGTGAGGGAGCGGCTGACACAGTGTGCAGTCGACGGCGGGCGCCTGGTGTCCAACTTCACCATCCACGGGCACCGGCAGCTGGTGAACACTTCCTGCCCCGGGGACAAGCTTTATACCGAGATCACAGGCTGGGAGCACTTCAGG GAAGTTCAGCCCAAACCACCAGGAGACA AAATAAtcaagcacacacacaaacagacagGTTTCGACAGAGCAGAGAGCCTGGTGTGTGTGCAGAGAGAGCTCTCTGTCCTTGACCAGGGCAGGCAAACACagaagca cacacactcacgcGCTGCTCACAGGCCTCCTGCAGTTCTGACTGGCTCACGGCAGCTGACACTTTCCCACGGCAGGGCTGTGAGTCTCGGGGTGCAGGTGCGCCTCCTCTACTGTTGGCAGTATAAATTTGGGGCTCACGCGCCCCTGGGAACGTGCGCTGCGACCGCAGAGAGACACGcgaggaagaggaagatgatTCCAGCTCTACTTGTGCTGTGCAGCGTGTGTGTCGGAGTCCACGGTGAGGAAG GGCTCCTGTCCTGGCACCTGGATGATGTCATCAGGGCCGTGGAGCTCACAGAGCGCTCGAACCCGGGGCTGGACATGCTGGGAATCGTGAGGACCCTGCGCAGCACGGCCAACCACGACGACAGCTTCCTTCGCCACTTCCTGGGGCCCCTCCCTGACGGCGGCCCCCCGGCTCAGACAGACGAGGCCACCCCGGCCCCAGCCTGGGACCACACCGGATTCGTCGCTGGGATGTTCCGCCACAGAGTGACCGCGGGCGGCCAAGAGGAAGGGGTGGTGCTGACACCGGACGGCACCACGACAGCCGTCGCCCCCATGTTGCTCGGCATCGAAGCTGGGCTACAGAGAAAGAGGGGCGCCCCGGAATCTGGGATTCCTGACGCCCTGTATTCCGTGACCCTGGCCAAAGACCTGGGCCTGTCCTTCGTACGTTTCTCAAACTCCCAGCTCGCAGGCCGGCTCGGGCCCGATGGCTGCTGGGACAGCCTGACCGCTCCACGGAACTTCACCCTCTCCGGCCCGCCGGCCCTGGCCACGGACGCGCTCGTGAACGGGGCGATGGACGGCGTGGTTCTGGGGGATCACCTGTCTCGCGAAGAGGACCCCCCTAAGCTGAGCCAACTCCTGAAGCTGTACTTCCACCACAATGGCCTGGCGCTGGATAGCGCCCCCAGGCTGCAGAGCAACTTCCGCAGGGGGAATTTCGGCAAGCTGGCCAATGCCACATTCTTGCAGGAGCAGATCGTGGCCTCCCTGTCGCTGTACAGGGGGCTGATGGGAGACGCGCTGCTGGAGGGGCTGGACTCGGCCGCGCTGGAGTCTGCGGTGAGGGAGGGTCTGCCGGAGTTTGTCCACCGCTACATGG TGTGCCCTGCCATCATCCCTCGCTGCATGTGGGGCGCAGAGCCGTACCGGGGCACCCCCACTCCGCTGGTCCTGCCGCTGAGCTTCCTGTACATCCACCACACCTACGGGCCCAGCCTCCCCTGCCTGACCTTCCCGGACTGCGCCCGCGACATGAGGGCCATGCAACGCTTTCACCAGGACGACCGCGGCTGGGACGACATCGGCTACAG ctTCGTGGCGGGCACAGACGGGTACCTGTATGAGGGGCGGGGCTGGCTGTGGCGCGGCGCTCACACCATGGGGCACAACTCGCTGGGCTACGGGGTCAGCTTCATCGGAGACTACACCGCCACCCTCCCAGCGCGGAGAGCCATGGCGCTGGTGAGGGAGCGGCTGACGCAGTGTGCAGTCGACGGCGGGCGCCTGGTGTCCAACTTCACCATCCATGGGCACCGGCAGCTGGTGAACACTTCCTGCCCCGGGGACAAGCTGTATACCGAGATCACAGGCTGGGAGCACTTCAGG GAAGTTCAGCCCAAACCACCAGGAGACAGTCGAGCTGGAAACTGA